A window from Pseudomonas sp. MRSN 12121 encodes these proteins:
- the moaD gene encoding molybdopterin converting factor subunit 1, with amino-acid sequence MNLTVRFFARYREALGVDSLRVEGEFATVDDVRALLARREGAEVLSEQNLMCARNEELCQLDEPVSDGDEVAFFPTVTGG; translated from the coding sequence ATGAACCTGACCGTGAGGTTCTTCGCCCGCTACCGCGAGGCGCTGGGTGTGGATTCGCTGCGGGTCGAAGGCGAGTTCGCCACGGTCGACGACGTGCGCGCCTTGCTGGCCCGGCGCGAGGGCGCCGAGGTGCTCAGCGAACAGAACCTGATGTGCGCCCGCAACGAAGAGCTGTGCCAGCTCGACGAGCCGGTGAGCGATGGCGACGAGGTGGCGTTTTTCCCCACCGTGACCGGAGGCTGA
- a CDS encoding FAD-binding oxidoreductase: MTQADFIIIGGGIAGASTGYWLSRHGRVLVLERESHPAYHSTGRSAALYTAAYGTAQVRALTLASRDFFDAPPEGFCEHPLLTPRGEMTVDFTGDPTELNNQYLSAKATVPEMQLLSADEACARLPILRREKVHGALYDPSASDIDTDALHQGYLRGIRRNQGEVRTDCEVLGLERDEQGQWLVRTAGQTFSAPILINAAGAWADQVGVMAGAQPLGLQPKRRAAFIFAGPEGVDIHHWPMLVSLDESFYMKPDAGMFLGSPANADPVEPHDVQPEELDIAMGIYQIEEATTLTIRRPTRTWAGLRSFVKDGDLLAGFDTRVPGLFWVAAQGGYGIQTSPAMGQASAALIRGEALPQALTRFGLDAAMLSPARLG; the protein is encoded by the coding sequence ATGACCCAGGCAGACTTCATCATCATTGGCGGCGGGATCGCCGGGGCATCCACCGGCTACTGGCTGTCGCGCCACGGCCGGGTACTGGTGCTGGAACGCGAATCCCACCCGGCCTACCACTCCACCGGCCGCTCCGCCGCGCTCTATACCGCGGCCTATGGCACGGCGCAGGTACGCGCGCTGACCCTGGCCAGCCGCGACTTCTTCGACGCCCCGCCTGAAGGCTTCTGCGAACACCCGCTGCTGACCCCGCGCGGCGAAATGACCGTGGACTTCACCGGCGACCCCACCGAGCTGAACAACCAGTACCTGAGCGCCAAGGCCACGGTGCCGGAGATGCAGTTGCTGAGCGCCGACGAAGCCTGCGCGCGCCTGCCGATCCTGCGCCGCGAGAAAGTCCATGGCGCGCTCTACGACCCGAGCGCCAGCGACATCGACACCGATGCCCTGCACCAGGGCTACCTGCGTGGCATCCGGCGCAACCAGGGCGAAGTGCGCACCGACTGCGAAGTGCTGGGGCTCGAACGCGACGAACAGGGCCAATGGCTGGTGCGCACCGCCGGCCAGACCTTCAGCGCGCCGATCCTGATCAACGCCGCCGGCGCCTGGGCCGACCAGGTCGGCGTCATGGCCGGCGCCCAGCCCCTGGGCCTGCAGCCGAAACGCCGCGCGGCCTTTATCTTCGCCGGCCCCGAAGGCGTGGATATCCATCACTGGCCGATGCTGGTGAGCCTGGACGAATCCTTCTACATGAAGCCCGACGCCGGCATGTTCCTCGGCTCGCCGGCCAACGCCGACCCGGTGGAACCCCACGACGTGCAACCGGAAGAGCTGGACATCGCCATGGGCATCTACCAGATCGAAGAAGCCACCACCCTGACCATCCGCCGCCCGACCCGCACCTGGGCCGGCCTGCGCAGTTTCGTCAAGGACGGCGACCTGCTGGCCGGCTTCGACACCCGGGTGCCGGGCCTGTTCTGGGTCGCCGCGCAAGGCGGCTACGGCATCCAGACCTCGCCAGCCATGGGCCAGGCCAGCGCCGCCCTGATCCGCGGCGAAGCCCTGCCGCAAGCCTTGACCCGCTTTGGCCTGGACGCCGCCATGCTCTCCCCCGCCCGCCTCGGCTGA
- a CDS encoding ABC transporter substrate-binding protein produces the protein MKKLPLISALALSLLACSSLFAAEKTLRIGIEAAYPPFASKTDKGEIVGFDYDIGNALCAQMQVKCVWVEGEFDGLIPSLKVKKIDLALSSMTINEDRKKSVDFTHKYYFTSSRLVMKEGATVDDQYASLKGKNVGVQRATTTDRYATEVFEPKGINVKRYSNNEEIYMDLAAGRLDAIFADTIPLNDFLSMPRGKGYAFVGPELKDPKYVGEGAGIAVRKGNTELVGQLNAAIDGIRASGEYQKISEKYFKSDIYGD, from the coding sequence ATGAAGAAACTCCCCCTCATCAGTGCCCTGGCCTTGAGCCTGCTGGCGTGCAGCAGCCTGTTCGCCGCCGAGAAAACCCTGCGCATCGGCATCGAGGCGGCTTATCCGCCGTTCGCCTCGAAAACCGACAAGGGCGAGATCGTCGGTTTCGACTACGACATCGGCAATGCCTTGTGCGCACAGATGCAGGTCAAGTGCGTATGGGTCGAGGGTGAATTCGACGGCCTGATTCCTTCGTTGAAGGTGAAGAAGATCGACCTGGCGCTGTCGTCGATGACCATCAACGAAGACCGCAAGAAGTCGGTCGACTTCACCCACAAGTATTACTTCACCTCCTCGCGGCTGGTGATGAAGGAAGGCGCGACGGTCGATGACCAGTACGCCAGCCTCAAGGGCAAGAATGTCGGGGTGCAGCGGGCGACCACCACCGACCGCTACGCCACCGAGGTGTTCGAGCCCAAGGGCATCAACGTCAAGCGCTACAGCAACAACGAAGAGATCTACATGGACCTGGCGGCCGGGCGCCTCGATGCGATCTTCGCCGACACCATTCCGCTGAACGACTTCCTGTCGATGCCGCGAGGCAAGGGCTATGCGTTTGTCGGGCCGGAGCTGAAGGACCCGAAATACGTGGGCGAGGGTGCCGGGATCGCGGTGCGCAAGGGCAATACCGAGCTGGTCGGCCAGCTGAATGCCGCCATCGATGGCATTCGCGCCAGCGGCGAGTATCAGAAGATTTCCGAGAAGTACTTCAAGTCCGATATCTACGGCGATTGA
- the rhlB gene encoding ATP-dependent RNA helicase RhlB has translation MTVLKALKKIFGKSEAEQLAPGPSPSSSSPSSRTDGHQPERTAPATAPRKEPTPPAAPATQSAPRGDKPKAEQPRRPRAPKPPVSTWKLEDFVVDPQEGKTRFHDFKLAPELMHAIHDLGFPYCTPIQAQVLGFTLAGKDAIGRAQTGTGKTAAFLISIITQLLQTPPPKERYMGEPRALIIAPTRELVVQIAKDAAALTKYTGLNVMTFVGGMDFDKQLKQLEARHCDILVATPGRLLDFNQRGDVHLDMVEVMVLDEADRMLDMGFIPQVRQIIRQTPPKSERQTLLFSATFTDDVMNLAKQWTTDPAIVEIEAENVANANVEQHIYAVASADKYKLLYNLVNDNGWERVMVFANRKDEVRRIEERLVRDGVNAAQLSGDVPQHKRIKTLEGFREGKIRVLVATDVAGRGIHIDGISHVINFTLPEVPDDYVHRIGRTGRAGADGVSISFAGEDDSYQLPSIEALLGRKISCEMPPTELLRPVERKRPKA, from the coding sequence ATGACCGTGCTCAAAGCACTCAAGAAAATCTTCGGTAAAAGCGAGGCTGAGCAGCTCGCGCCAGGCCCCAGCCCTTCTTCCTCCAGTCCCAGCAGCCGCACCGACGGCCATCAGCCGGAACGGACCGCGCCTGCCACCGCCCCCCGGAAAGAACCGACGCCCCCTGCCGCCCCGGCCACGCAGAGCGCCCCGCGCGGCGACAAGCCCAAGGCCGAGCAGCCGCGCCGCCCGCGCGCGCCGAAGCCGCCGGTGAGCACCTGGAAACTGGAAGATTTCGTCGTCGACCCCCAGGAAGGCAAGACCCGCTTCCATGACTTCAAGCTCGCCCCGGAGCTGATGCACGCGATCCACGACCTGGGTTTCCCCTACTGCACGCCGATCCAGGCGCAGGTCCTGGGCTTCACCCTGGCCGGCAAAGACGCCATCGGCCGCGCCCAGACCGGTACCGGCAAGACCGCCGCGTTTCTGATCTCGATCATCACCCAGCTGCTGCAGACCCCGCCGCCGAAAGAGCGCTACATGGGCGAGCCGCGGGCGCTGATCATTGCCCCGACCCGCGAGCTGGTGGTGCAGATCGCCAAGGACGCCGCGGCGCTGACCAAATACACCGGCCTCAACGTGATGACCTTTGTCGGCGGCATGGACTTCGACAAGCAGCTCAAGCAGCTCGAAGCCCGCCATTGCGACATCCTGGTCGCCACGCCAGGCCGCCTGCTGGACTTCAACCAGCGCGGCGACGTGCACCTGGACATGGTCGAAGTGATGGTGCTGGACGAAGCCGACCGCATGCTCGACATGGGTTTCATCCCACAAGTACGCCAGATCATTCGCCAGACCCCGCCGAAAAGCGAACGCCAGACCCTTCTGTTCTCCGCCACCTTCACCGACGACGTGATGAACCTGGCCAAGCAGTGGACCACCGACCCGGCCATCGTCGAGATCGAAGCCGAGAACGTGGCCAACGCCAACGTCGAACAGCACATCTATGCGGTGGCCAGCGCCGACAAGTACAAGCTGCTGTACAACCTGGTCAACGACAACGGCTGGGAACGGGTGATGGTCTTCGCCAACCGCAAGGATGAGGTGCGGCGCATCGAGGAACGCCTGGTGCGCGATGGCGTGAACGCCGCCCAGCTGTCCGGCGACGTGCCTCAGCACAAGCGCATCAAGACCCTGGAAGGTTTCCGCGAAGGCAAGATTCGCGTGCTGGTGGCCACCGATGTCGCCGGTCGCGGCATCCACATCGACGGCATCAGCCACGTGATCAACTTCACCCTGCCGGAAGTGCCGGACGACTACGTGCACCGGATCGGTCGTACCGGCCGGGCGGGCGCCGATGGCGTGTCCATCAGCTTCGCCGGCGAGGATGACTCCTATCAGCTGCCGTCGATCGAAGCGCTGCTGGGGCGCAAGATCAGTTGCGAGATGCCGCCGACCGAGCTGTTGCGCCCCGTGGAGCGCAAGCGCCCGAAGGCCTGA
- a CDS encoding amino acid ABC transporter substrate-binding protein, with protein MKMLKSTLAVVTAAAVLGMSGFAQAGATLDAVQKKGFVQCGVSDGLPGFSVPDATGKILGIDADVCRAVAAAVFGDATKVKFSQLNAKERFTALQSGEIDILSRNTTMTSSRDAGMGLKFPGFITYYDGVGFLANNKLGVKSAKELDGATICIQAGTTTELNVSDYFRANGLKYTPITFDTSDESAKSLESGRCDVLTSDKSQLFAQRSKLASPKDYVVLPETISKEPLGPVVRNGDDEWLAIVRWVGYALLNTEEAGITSKNVLEEAKSTKNPDVARLLGADGEYGKDLKLPKDWVVKIVSQVGNYGEIFEKNLGKSTPLEIDRGLNALWNAGGIQYAPPVR; from the coding sequence ATGAAGATGTTGAAATCCACCCTGGCTGTCGTCACGGCCGCTGCGGTATTGGGCATGAGCGGCTTCGCACAGGCGGGTGCGACCCTGGATGCGGTGCAGAAGAAAGGCTTCGTGCAGTGCGGCGTGAGTGACGGCCTGCCGGGCTTCTCGGTGCCGGACGCCACCGGCAAGATCCTCGGTATCGACGCCGACGTCTGCCGCGCTGTGGCCGCCGCGGTCTTCGGCGACGCGACCAAAGTGAAATTCAGCCAGTTGAACGCCAAGGAACGCTTCACCGCCCTGCAGTCGGGCGAAATCGACATCCTGTCGCGCAACACCACCATGACCAGTTCCCGTGACGCGGGTATGGGCCTGAAATTCCCGGGCTTCATCACCTACTACGACGGCGTGGGCTTCCTGGCCAACAACAAGCTGGGCGTCAAGAGCGCCAAGGAACTGGACGGCGCCACCATCTGCATCCAGGCGGGCACCACCACTGAACTGAACGTGTCCGACTACTTCCGCGCCAACGGCCTGAAGTACACCCCGATCACCTTCGACACCTCCGACGAAAGCGCCAAGTCGCTGGAGTCCGGCCGTTGCGACGTGCTGACCTCCGACAAGTCCCAGCTGTTCGCTCAGCGCAGCAAGTTGGCTTCGCCGAAGGACTACGTGGTGCTGCCGGAAACCATCTCCAAGGAGCCTCTGGGCCCGGTCGTGCGCAACGGCGACGACGAGTGGCTGGCGATCGTGCGTTGGGTCGGCTACGCGCTGCTCAACACCGAAGAGGCCGGCATCACTTCGAAAAACGTGCTGGAAGAAGCCAAGTCCACCAAGAACCCGGACGTCGCCCGCCTGCTGGGTGCCGACGGCGAGTACGGCAAGGACCTGAAGCTGCCTAAGGATTGGGTCGTCAAGATCGTTTCCCAGGTCGGCAACTACGGTGAGATCTTCGAGAAAAACCTCGGCAAGAGCACTCCGCTGGAAATCGACCGTGGCCTGAATGCGCTGTGGAACGCCGGCGGCATTCAGTACGCACCACCGGTGCGCTAA
- a CDS encoding alpha/beta hydrolase — MTEPLILQPSKPADACVIWLHGLGADRYDFLPVAEALQESLLTTRFVLPQAPTRAVTINGGYAMPSWYDILAMSPARAINREQLDESAKRLSDLIEEQRASGIDPSRIFLAGFSQGGAVVLHTAFVKWQGALGGVLALSTYAPTFSEELELSASQQRIPTLCLHGQYDEVVQNAMGRTAYEYLKHHGVTVTWQEYPMGHEVLPEEIRDIGAWLGERLR; from the coding sequence ATGACCGAGCCCCTGATTCTTCAGCCCAGCAAGCCCGCCGACGCCTGTGTGATCTGGCTTCACGGCCTGGGCGCCGACCGCTACGACTTCCTGCCGGTCGCCGAAGCCCTGCAGGAAAGCCTGCTGACCACCCGCTTCGTCCTGCCCCAGGCACCGACGCGCGCCGTGACCATCAATGGCGGTTATGCCATGCCCAGCTGGTACGACATCCTGGCGATGAGCCCGGCGCGCGCGATCAACCGCGAACAGCTGGACGAATCGGCCAAGCGCCTGAGCGACCTGATCGAAGAACAGCGCGCCAGCGGAATAGACCCTTCGCGGATTTTCCTCGCCGGTTTTTCCCAGGGCGGCGCGGTGGTGCTGCACACCGCCTTCGTCAAATGGCAAGGGGCGCTGGGCGGCGTGCTGGCCCTCTCCACCTATGCCCCGACCTTCAGCGAGGAACTCGAACTGTCGGCCAGCCAGCAGCGGATTCCGACCCTGTGCCTGCATGGGCAGTACGACGAAGTGGTACAGAACGCCATGGGCCGCACCGCCTACGAGTACCTGAAACACCATGGTGTCACCGTGACATGGCAGGAATACCCAATGGGGCATGAAGTGTTACCCGAGGAAATTCGCGATATCGGCGCCTGGCTCGGCGAGCGTTTGCGCTGA
- a CDS encoding PhoH family protein has translation MDDHGRSPSSNQPILYVLDTNVLIHDPNALLNFEEHHVAIPMIVLEELDKLKSGHHSVAAECRQAIRLIDKTLGEASPEDVELGVPIQRGKSGPKGLLSILMSKRSEPNSLLPENLNDNIIINQLIDLHARDKTLRVVLVTKDINMRLKARACGIAAEDYSTDQLVDDVALLPNGFHNMTGSFWDRVSKVETRQDHGRTWHQVQLTDNLPAVHINEFIIDEQGFVGWIKEINADVLLILDLHQEPLLHQEAWGLKPRDIYQGLALFALLDPDIHLVNLSGAAGSGKTILALAAAIEQTMVSKRYRRIIATRSVQGLDQEIGFLPGTEAEKMEPWLGAITDNLEALHMDDESTHGSVDYILSKVPLQFKSLNYIRGRSFQQSLILIDECQNLTPHQMKTIITRAGAGSKVVCLGNLAQIDTPYLSATSSGLTYLTERFKDFPNGVHITLQGVPRSILAEYAESHL, from the coding sequence ATGGATGACCACGGACGTAGCCCTTCCTCCAACCAGCCAATCCTTTATGTACTCGATACCAATGTATTGATTCACGATCCGAATGCCCTGCTGAATTTCGAAGAACATCATGTCGCGATCCCGATGATCGTCCTGGAGGAACTCGACAAGCTCAAGAGCGGTCACCACAGCGTCGCGGCGGAATGCCGGCAGGCCATTCGCCTGATCGACAAGACCCTGGGCGAAGCCTCGCCGGAAGATGTCGAGCTGGGTGTGCCCATCCAGCGGGGCAAGAGCGGTCCCAAGGGCCTGCTGTCGATCCTGATGAGCAAGCGCTCGGAACCCAACAGCCTGCTGCCGGAAAACCTCAACGACAACATCATCATCAATCAGTTGATCGACCTGCATGCGCGCGACAAGACGCTGCGCGTGGTGCTGGTGACCAAAGACATCAACATGCGCCTCAAGGCGCGCGCCTGCGGGATCGCCGCCGAGGACTACAGCACCGACCAACTGGTCGACGACGTGGCCCTGCTGCCCAACGGCTTCCACAACATGACCGGCTCCTTCTGGGACCGCGTGAGCAAGGTGGAGACCCGCCAGGACCACGGCCGCACCTGGCACCAGGTGCAGCTCACCGACAACCTGCCGGCGGTGCACATCAACGAGTTCATCATCGACGAGCAGGGTTTCGTCGGCTGGATCAAGGAGATCAACGCCGATGTGCTGCTGATCCTCGACCTGCATCAGGAGCCCCTGTTGCACCAGGAAGCCTGGGGCCTGAAACCGCGCGATATCTATCAGGGCCTGGCGCTGTTCGCCTTGCTCGACCCGGATATCCATCTGGTCAACCTGTCCGGCGCGGCCGGTTCGGGCAAGACCATCCTGGCCCTGGCCGCGGCCATCGAGCAGACCATGGTCAGCAAGCGCTACCGGCGCATCATCGCCACCCGCAGCGTGCAGGGGCTGGACCAGGAGATCGGCTTCCTGCCGGGCACCGAGGCGGAAAAGATGGAGCCGTGGCTCGGCGCTATCACCGACAACCTCGAAGCCTTGCACATGGATGACGAAAGTACCCATGGCAGCGTCGACTACATCCTCAGCAAGGTGCCGCTGCAGTTCAAATCCCTGAACTACATTCGTGGCCGCAGCTTCCAGCAGAGCCTGATCCTGATCGACGAGTGCCAGAACCTCACCCCGCACCAGATGAAAACCATCATCACCCGTGCCGGCGCCGGTTCCAAAGTGGTGTGCCTGGGCAACCTGGCACAGATCGATACTCCTTACCTGTCCGCGACCAGCTCCGGGCTGACCTACCTCACCGAACGCTTCAAGGACTTCCCCAACGGGGTGCACATCACCCTGCAGGGCGTGCCGCGCTCGATCCTGGCCGAATACGCCGAATCCCACCTGTAA
- the moaC gene encoding cyclic pyranopterin monophosphate synthase MoaC, giving the protein MLTHLDSQGRANMVDVTDKAVTSREATAEARVRMLPQTLQMIVSGGHPKGDVFAVARIAGIQAAKKTSDLIPLCHPLMLTSVKVELSAEGEDAVRIVARCKLAGQTGVEMEALTAASVAALTIYDMCKAVDRGMTIEGVRLLEKLGGKSGHYQAGEA; this is encoded by the coding sequence GTGCTGACTCATCTCGATTCCCAAGGTCGCGCCAATATGGTCGACGTCACCGACAAAGCCGTGACGTCCCGTGAGGCCACGGCCGAAGCGCGGGTGCGCATGCTCCCGCAGACCCTGCAAATGATCGTCAGCGGCGGTCATCCCAAGGGCGACGTGTTCGCCGTGGCGCGCATCGCCGGTATCCAGGCGGCGAAAAAGACCAGCGACCTGATTCCCCTGTGCCATCCGCTGATGCTCACCAGCGTCAAGGTCGAGCTCAGCGCCGAAGGCGAGGACGCGGTGCGCATCGTCGCCCGTTGCAAGCTGGCCGGGCAGACCGGAGTGGAAATGGAAGCGCTGACCGCCGCCAGCGTCGCCGCCCTGACTATCTATGACATGTGCAAGGCCGTGGACCGCGGCATGACCATCGAAGGCGTGCGCCTGCTGGAGAAGCTGGGCGGCAAGAGCGGCCATTACCAGGCGGGTGAAGCATGA
- the moaE gene encoding molybdopterin synthase catalytic subunit MoaE — MAIRVQASAFDPGAEVNAMHAANVGVGAVVSFVGYVRDFNDGLDVAGMFLEHYPGMTEKALGKIAAEAEQRWPLLKLEVLHRIGALEPGEPIVFVGAASAHRQAAFDACAFVMDYLKTRAPFWKKESTADGPRWVEGRDSDHAAADRWKV; from the coding sequence ATGGCGATTCGGGTGCAAGCCAGTGCCTTCGATCCGGGGGCGGAAGTCAACGCGATGCATGCGGCGAATGTCGGCGTCGGCGCGGTGGTGAGTTTTGTCGGCTACGTGCGGGATTTCAACGACGGCCTGGACGTCGCCGGGATGTTTCTCGAGCACTACCCGGGCATGACCGAAAAGGCCCTGGGCAAGATCGCCGCGGAGGCCGAGCAGCGCTGGCCACTGCTCAAGCTGGAAGTCTTGCATCGCATCGGCGCGCTGGAACCGGGCGAGCCGATCGTGTTTGTCGGCGCCGCCAGCGCCCACCGCCAGGCAGCGTTCGACGCCTGTGCCTTTGTGATGGATTATCTGAAGACCCGCGCGCCGTTCTGGAAGAAGGAAAGCACCGCCGACGGCCCGCGCTGGGTGGAAGGCCGCGACAGCGACCATGCGGCGGCGGATCGGTGGAAAGTTTGA
- a CDS encoding amino acid ABC transporter permease, producing MQNSIGAPKQRLSLSDPRVRAWLFQIITVVAVVSMGWYLFDNTQTNLQHRGITSGFDFLERSAGFGIAQHLIAYTEADSYARVFVIGLLNTLLVTFIGVILATLLGFIIGVARLSPNWIISKLATVYVETFRNIPPLLQILFWYFAVFLTMPGPRNSHNFGDTFFISSRGLNMPAAQIADGFWPFAVSIVVAIVAIVFMSRWATKRFEETGEPFHKFWVGLALFLVIPAVCALVFGSPLHWEMPQLKGFNFVGGWVLIPELLALTLALTVYTAAFIAEIVRSGIKSVSHGQTEAARSLGLRNGPTLRKVIIPQALRVIIPPLTSQYLNLAKNSSLAAGIGYPEMVSLFAGTVLNQTGQAIEVIAITMSVYLAISISISLLMNWYNKRIALIER from the coding sequence ATGCAAAATTCAATCGGCGCACCAAAGCAGAGGCTCAGCCTCAGCGATCCGCGAGTGCGTGCGTGGCTGTTTCAGATCATCACTGTCGTGGCGGTGGTCTCGATGGGCTGGTACCTGTTCGACAACACCCAGACCAACCTTCAACACCGGGGCATCACGTCCGGTTTCGACTTTCTCGAGCGCAGCGCCGGCTTCGGCATCGCTCAGCACCTGATCGCCTATACCGAAGCGGACAGTTACGCCCGGGTGTTCGTGATCGGCCTGCTCAACACCCTGCTGGTGACCTTCATCGGCGTGATCCTGGCGACCCTGCTGGGCTTCATCATCGGTGTGGCGCGGCTGTCGCCGAACTGGATCATCAGCAAACTGGCGACCGTGTATGTGGAAACCTTCCGCAACATCCCGCCGCTGCTGCAGATCCTGTTCTGGTACTTCGCGGTGTTCCTGACCATGCCGGGGCCGCGCAACAGCCATAACTTCGGCGACACCTTCTTCATCAGCAGTCGCGGCCTGAACATGCCGGCGGCGCAGATCGCCGATGGCTTCTGGCCGTTCGCGGTCAGCATCGTGGTGGCCATCGTCGCCATCGTGTTCATGAGCCGCTGGGCTACCAAGCGCTTCGAGGAAACCGGCGAGCCGTTCCACAAGTTCTGGGTCGGCCTGGCCCTGTTCCTGGTGATCCCGGCCGTGTGCGCACTGGTCTTCGGCTCGCCGCTGCACTGGGAGATGCCGCAGCTCAAGGGCTTCAACTTCGTCGGCGGCTGGGTGCTGATTCCGGAACTGCTGGCCCTGACCCTGGCCCTGACCGTCTATACCGCGGCCTTCATCGCCGAGATCGTGCGTTCGGGGATCAAGTCGGTGAGCCACGGACAGACCGAGGCGGCCCGCTCCCTGGGCCTGCGCAACGGTCCGACCCTGCGCAAGGTGATCATCCCGCAAGCCTTGCGCGTGATCATTCCACCGCTGACCAGCCAATACCTGAACCTGGCGAAGAACTCGTCCCTGGCGGCCGGTATCGGCTACCCGGAAATGGTTTCGCTGTTCGCCGGCACGGTGCTCAACCAGACCGGACAGGCCATCGAGGTCATTGCCATCACCATGAGCGTGTACCTGGCGATCAGTATCAGCATTTCCCTGCTGATGAACTGGTACAACAAGCGCATTGCGCTGATCGAGCGGTGA
- a CDS encoding transcriptional regulator yields the protein MTAPAQDPALDNFRAIADAIATLFFPHAEVVLHDLRTQKIDYIANNISKREVGDDAALDDMLGEDANERNIGPYEKLNWDGQKIRSLSTVLRDGKGQPLAVLCINLNISLFENAKAALDLFLSPSKLIPQPDSLFRDDWQERINTFLHNWLRERQLGLNLLTREHKRELVLALHAEGAFKGKSAANYVANVLNMGRATVYKHLKELKG from the coding sequence ATGACCGCACCCGCGCAGGACCCTGCCCTGGACAACTTCCGGGCGATTGCCGATGCCATCGCCACGCTGTTCTTCCCCCATGCCGAGGTGGTGCTCCACGATCTGCGCACACAGAAAATCGACTACATCGCCAACAACATCTCCAAGCGCGAGGTGGGCGACGACGCGGCCCTGGACGACATGCTCGGCGAGGATGCCAACGAACGGAACATCGGGCCTTATGAAAAGCTCAACTGGGACGGCCAGAAGATCCGCAGCCTCAGCACCGTGTTGCGCGATGGCAAAGGCCAGCCGTTGGCGGTGCTGTGCATCAACCTGAACATTTCACTATTCGAGAACGCCAAGGCGGCGCTGGACCTGTTCCTCTCGCCGAGCAAGCTGATCCCGCAACCGGACTCGCTGTTTCGCGACGACTGGCAGGAGCGCATCAACACCTTCCTGCACAACTGGCTGCGCGAACGCCAGCTGGGCCTGAACCTGCTGACCCGCGAACACAAGCGCGAACTGGTGCTGGCGCTGCACGCCGAAGGCGCATTCAAGGGCAAAAGCGCCGCCAACTACGTGGCCAACGTGCTGAACATGGGACGGGCGACGGTGTACAAGCACCTGAAGGAATTGAAGGGCTGA
- a CDS encoding ornithine cyclodeaminase family protein, with protein MSSTPSVMTQAQARELLAQVDVPQVLRKLFHDLAAGLAVQPAQQLVEFPQGAGDFINYLGVLAEERVYGVKTSPYIVRAQGPLVTAWTLLMSMDSGQPLLLCDAGELTTARTAATTAVAVDALAAPEARHLAIVGSGPVAQAHLHYVKGLREWQSIRLYSPSLAGKPAADIARLKALDPRLQIAAQLDEALEQADVIMLCTSSAGPVIDPRTLGKPALITSISTNAPRAHEVPPAALNDMQVYCDYRQTTPGSAGEMLIASQQHGWDKSAILGDLPELLSGHAERPNGERHVFFRSIGLGLEDIALANALYHLQCTH; from the coding sequence ATGTCCAGCACGCCTTCCGTGATGACCCAGGCTCAAGCCCGCGAATTGCTGGCCCAGGTCGATGTGCCGCAAGTCCTGCGCAAGCTGTTCCACGACCTGGCCGCCGGGCTCGCCGTGCAACCGGCGCAGCAGCTGGTGGAGTTTCCCCAGGGTGCCGGGGATTTCATCAACTACCTGGGCGTGCTGGCCGAAGAACGGGTCTACGGGGTCAAGACCTCGCCCTACATCGTCCGCGCGCAAGGCCCGCTGGTGACTGCCTGGACCCTGCTGATGTCCATGGACAGCGGCCAGCCCCTGCTGCTGTGCGATGCCGGCGAACTGACCACCGCCCGCACCGCGGCCACCACCGCCGTGGCCGTCGATGCGCTGGCCGCGCCCGAGGCCCGGCACCTGGCGATCGTCGGCAGCGGCCCGGTGGCCCAGGCTCACCTGCATTACGTCAAGGGCCTGCGCGAGTGGCAGTCGATCCGTCTGTATTCCCCCAGCCTGGCCGGCAAGCCCGCCGCGGACATCGCCCGGCTGAAGGCCCTGGACCCGCGCCTGCAGATCGCCGCGCAGCTCGACGAGGCCCTGGAGCAGGCCGATGTGATCATGCTCTGCACCTCGTCCGCCGGCCCGGTGATCGACCCGCGCACCCTGGGCAAACCGGCGCTGATCACCTCCATCAGCACCAACGCCCCGCGCGCCCATGAAGTGCCGCCCGCGGCGCTGAACGACATGCAGGTGTACTGCGACTATCGCCAGACCACCCCAGGCTCGGCCGGCGAGATGCTGATCGCCAGCCAGCAGCACGGCTGGGACAAAAGCGCGATCCTCGGCGATTTGCCCGAGCTGCTCAGCGGCCACGCCGAACGGCCGAACGGAGAACGCCATGTGTTCTTCCGCTCCATCGGCCTGGGCCTGGAAGACATCGCCCTGGCCAATGCCCTGTACCACTTGCAGTGCACCCACTGA